The sequence GTAGCGGTAGTTCTTGCTCTTGGCGGCCAGGCGGTGATCGCGGGTGGGGATCAGAGTGCCGTCGACGATGGCGATCTGGTCGACCGGCCGCCGGCGCACCGGCGCGAGGGCGAGCAGCGGGCCGAGGGTGTCGATGACCCGGTGCGCTGCGGAGTGGGACACACCGAACAGCGGGCCGATCTGCCGCATGGTCAGGTTCGTGCGCCAATAGGTGGCCACCAGCAGCACCCGATCCGGCAGGTCGAGGGCCCACTGCCGGCCCGGCCGGCCGTCTGCGATGGCGTCACCGCCACGCTCGGCGACCAGGCGGACCAGCCTGCGGAACTGGGCGGGCTGCAGCCCCGTGAACGGGAAGATCCACTCAGAGTGGGTCGCGGTGATCACCTGCACCCAGGCATCCTGACCGATCGTCCTCAGCAGACAGACACCGGGGTTACGAGACATCCCTTAGCTAGCGCCCGGCCACGGGGTGATGAGCGTGCTGTCGCTGCGAAGCCGGCCGGTTCAGCCCGATGGCGTACCCCCGCCCGGCGAGGCAAGGCGGGGGTACAGCTCATCTGGGCGGACGTCTCAGCGCGCCGAAGCCCCTTAGCGGGATTGCTCGCGTTGTTTGCGGAGGCGGTTCACATCGCGGCTGCTCATCGCGAACAGTGCGTTGGGGCCGTCCTCGCGGCGCATCGGGTAGCCGGCCATCAGGGCCGCCGTGATCAACTCGCCGTTGGCGATGTAGTACCCGAGCAGGTCCTCGGCGAGGTGCTTGAGCCCGTAGCTGCCCGTGTTGGGGGTCTTGATCGGGGCGATGTTGACCACCAGCCAGTCGTGGACCTGCTCCACGATCTCCTCCCGCGAGATCAGGTGCTGGCGGTGCTCTTCGAACCGTCGGCGCCGCTCGTCGCGGTGCAGGTAGCCGTAGTCGTAGCCAAAGCCGTTGCCGTTGAGCGCAGGGTACTGGTCGATCACCTGGGCGAAGCCGAGCAGCGGCGCCCGTAGCGGCAGCGGTTCGAAGGCCGGTGTCCGGGATGCGGCGGCGCGTGGCAGCGCCGGGAGCCCGCGCCGGCGGCGGCAGGTGGCGTGGCTGCAACCGGCGGGGATCTCGCGGACCTCCAGCCGGTCGAGGGCCCCGGCACGATCCAGGTTCGCGGCGATGCCGGAAAGGTACTCGCGGCGGGTCACGGTGTATCGCGCCTCGACGGAGAGCCACAGGCCGCGCCGTTCCGGCCGGCGGTTCTGCTGCGCGCCGGCCGCCGCGCGGGCCAGGTCGTCGAGTTCCCACCACCGTTGCTGTCCACTGATCCGCAGGGCGATCAGTGGACCGTGTTCGTCCTGCAGCTTCTCCCAAAGGGAGCAGTGGTTGGCGCGCTGCCAGTCGGCGAGCGGGGGTTGAACGATCACCTCGGCAGCGGCCGGGGCGGGGACGACAACCTGCCTGCGGGCTTCGAGGTAGTTGGTACCGGTCGCGGCTTGCTGCAGCCGGAATCGGGCCTTGATGCGACGGTTCTTGGTCACCGGGTCTCCTGTGCCGAGACGCCCCACGTCCGTCCCGTCAGCGTGATGACCGTGCGTCGGGATCGTGCGCGATTCGGGTGGGAACCTTGGTCTCGGCGTACCGTTCGACGTGGGCGACCGGTACATCGACACGGGCAAGCGCAGCTGCCGCAGTACGGATTCTAGCGCGAAGACGCGATCGTTGGCCACCAGGAGGATCGCGGAGCGAAGTGGCCGTGCGGTCACCTCGGCTCCCAGAAGTAGTCCACCCCGATACTGCCGAGCCGGCGGGTAGCGACGGCAGTGTCCTCGCGCAACCCGATCCGAAGCTGCGACCGGCCCCACGCCCCCCGGCACCGCGGTCACCGGCAACGGCCGGCCTGTTGGCACACCTCCGACGGGGACGACCGGCACAGCCGTGATCAAGAAGTCGGGATCCCCCTCGGTGATTGCCCGTCGAACTCTGTCCCGATGCGAGATCCGCTGGGGGAACGGGCGCAGCGAAGCGGCATTGGCGTGCTCGCGGCAATGCTGGGCGAACAGCCTCGAGAACCCGTCGGTGCCGTGCTGCGGAATGTCGTACAGCATCCGGCCGGACTGGCGATCGAACGACCTCGCCGCGGCATCCGCGTCGGGGCCGACGATCTCGAAGTCGGAGGCCGGCATGTCCTTGACGCCGTCAATCTCGTCCGGCGACCGGTCTCCCGACCACAACTCCAGGTAACCGCCATCCATCAGGACGAGCTCTCCTGACGGGCACGTCACCTCGCCGAGCAGCACGGTCTCTCCCATGATCGAGAGAGTCTCGGTGACCCTCACCGGCCACGGGTTCACCTACCTCGCGTGATCAAGCTGCCGCACTCCCACTCCGCGAATCTGCGGTCCTGTCGGTTGCGTTGCCGTCAACGCCTTCAGCGGCGGCCGGTGCCAGATGAACGAGGCGCTACCAACGCTCTCGGTCACGCAGCCAAGGTCAGGTAGCGCCACAAGCAACGCTCAGGCCGGATGGTCGTGTCGAGGCATGCCAGAACGTGCCTATCCAGCCGGACGCCCAGGCGTCCGGTCCCCTCGACCTAAGGAGCAGGGTGATGCCCGTCAGCACTCTCAACCGGGACGAGCTACTCCAACTACCCGCGATGGTCGATCTCGCGACCGCCGCTCGCGCTCTCGGCGTTGGCCGCACGAAGGCTTATGAACTGGCGAAGAGCGGCGCCTTCCCTTGCCCGGTGCTTCGGATCGGAACCACCTACCGCGTACGCACGGCGGACCTGCTCAGGCTCGTCGGCATCGAACGGCAGCAGCCCGGCAGCGAGGACCCTCCAGCCCGGACGGATACGTGACTACACCTCTCGCTGACCGCCGGCCTCGTCGGGCGCAGCGGCCGCCCACGCCGGACGGTACCGCCCGGCGAGCACGTCGTCGACGAGCAACGCGACAATCCCGGACGGCGTGAGGTCAGGCCGCATCACCGCCAGCCTCTCCATCTCCGAAGGTGTGAGCCGGATCTTGACCTGCTGATCCCGCTTCTCGCGCGCCGGCAACGGCGGCAGGTTCTCGGCGACAGGACGCTGTCGCGGCATGCCTCAACTCCTCGGCGAGCTCTCGAACGGCTGGATGACGAGTTGAGGTTCCCACATTCCACATCGCCTATCACCAACCGCCAACGCACGCGCTACCTCGGGCCCGCAATTTGGTACCAATTTTAGGTACCATTGCATCAAGCTCACCGCCGCTTCAGGCACTGGAGCCACGGCGTTAGCCCATCCCTCCGTGAAAGGAACAGGACCGACGTGAGCACCTCGGACCCGATCAAGAAGGTCACTCTTCGCAGTGGCAAGACCCGCTACCGGTTCGTCATCGACGTCGGGCGTAAGCCGGACGGGCGTCGGGACCAGCGGACCTACACCTTCGACACAAGGAAGGAAGCGAAGGCGGAGTACGCCCGGATCAAGCATGAGAGCGACCGAGGCAAGTACGTCAAACCCGGCAAGATCACCGTTGACGAGTTCCTCGACGAGTGGTTGACGTCCGCCACCCGCGATGTCGAGAAGGCCACCGCCGCCAACTACCGCGATGCGCTGCTGCCGGTCCGCGCCCGCCTTGGCAGCAAGCCACTCCAGGACGTCACCGAGGCCGACATCGAGGCTCTGATCGACTGGATGCTGACGGAGGGCCGGCGACGCGGCGGCAAGCCGGGAACAGGGCTGGGTGTCCGATCGGTGCGCCTGACGCTCGGCCGGCTCCGGACCGCGCTGAACGTCGCGGTTCGGCGTCAGCTCGTGGTCCGCAACGTCGCCGCGTTCGTGACTATCCCCAGGGCGGCGGCGAAGGCCGCCGCAGACGCGCGGGCGGACCGCAAACCCTGGACACAGGAGGAGGTGAAGACCTTCCTGACGGGAATCACGCGCGAGCGCCTCTACGCACCCTGCCTGCTGTCGCTGATGGGCCTGCGGCCGGCCGAGGTGTGTGGGCTGCGCTGGTCCGATGTCGACTTCGAGGCCGGCACGATCGCGGCCGGAGACAACACCCGGACGCTCGTCGACGGTGAGATCGAGGAGAAGGAGGCCAAGTCGGCGGCCGGCAAACGCGGCCTACCGATGCCCACGACAGTCACGAAGGCCCTGAAGGCATTCCAGACGCTGCAGAAGAAGGAACGCCTGAAGGCCGGCGATGCCTACGTCGACAGCGGCTACGTCCTGGTCAACGAACTCGGCCAGCCGCAGCGTACCGACTGGTTCCGCCGCCGGGTGTACGACCTCATGGCCAAGGTAGGAGTTCGCAAGGTCCGGCCCTACGACGCGCGGCATGCCTGCCTCACCTACCTCGCCGGCGCCGGGGTGCCCGACGTCGTGCTGGCGGCTTGGGCCGGTCACGCAGACGGTGGCACGCTCGCCAAGCGGGTCTACGTCCACCCGGACAGCAGCCACCTCAAGGTGGCGGCCGAGCACCTCGAATCAGGGCTGTTCGGGTGACTTCTGACGCCCAGATTTCAGCAGTACGCGCGTACGTGATGAATTGTGAGACGGAACAGCAAGAAGGCCTCGACCCACCGAAGTGAATCAAGGCCCCGACCTGCTGTTTTACTGTCGGGACGGCCGGATTCGAACCGACGACCCCTTGACCCCCAGTCAAGTGCGCTACCAAGCTGCGCCACGTCCCGATGCCCCCGCGCGGTCTCCCCCGCGGCAGCCGGTACAGCTTAGCGCAGGATCTTCGCACCACGCGCACAGGCCCCTCCCGCGTCGCGGCGTCCCACGCCACTCCCCCTAGAGCGTCCTAGGAAAGAGAACGCCGGGTGGAGCAGCGAGGCTCCACCCGGCGATCGGGACGGTACGGGTCAGCCGTGCGCCTTGCCGCGGCCGCCGGGGCCGAGCTTCTTGCGCGGGCGTACCGAGATCTCCACCGGGCTGCCCTCGAAGCCGAACTCCTCGCGCAGCTTGCGCTCGACGAAGCGCTGGTAGCCGGCGTCCAGCGGCGCGGTGGTGAAGAGCACGAAGCGCGGCGGCGCCACGCCTGCCTGGGTGGCGAAGAGGATCTTCGGTGCCCGACCACCGCGCACCGGGTGCGGGGTGGCCTGGACCAGCGCGGTCAGCCACTGGTTGAGCTGCGCGGTCGGGACCCGGGTCTCCCAGCTCGCCAGCGCCTTGCGCAGCGCCGGCGCGAGCTTGTCCACCGCGCGGCCGGTCTGGGCGGACAGGTTCAGCCGGATCGCCCAGGGGATGCGGCGCAGCTCCCGGTCGATCTCCTTGTCCAGGTAGTACCGGCGGTCGGCGTCGACCAGGTCCCACTTGTTGAAGGCGATGACCAGGGCCCGCCCGGCCTCGGTGACCATGGACAGGATCCGCTGGTCCTGCTCGCTGATCGGCTCGCTGGCGTCGAGCAGCACCACCGCCACCTCGGCCGCCTCGATGGCCGAGGCGGTCCGCAGGCTGGCGTAGTACTCGGTGCCGCTGGCCTTGCCGACCCGCTTGCGCAGGCCCGCGGTGTCCACCAGTTGCCAGACGTCGCCGCCGATCTCGACCAGGCTGTCGACCGGGTCGACGGTGGTGCCGGCGACCGCGTCGACCACCGCCCGCTCCTCGCCGGAGAACCGGTTGAGCAGGCTGGACTTGCCGACGTTGGGACGGCCGACGAGCGCCACGCGGCGCGGGCCGCGGGGCCGGTTCTCGATGATCTTCGGCGCCTCGGGCAGGGCCTCCATGATGGCGTCGAGCAGCTCACCGGAACCCCGACCGTGCAGCGCGGAGACCGGGTAGGGCTCACCGAGGCCGAGCGACCAGAGTGAGGTCGCCTCCATCTCGATGGCGGTGTTGTCGGTCTTGTTCGCCACCAGGATGACCGGCTTGGCGCTGCGCCGCAGCATCTTCACCGCGGCCTCGTCCACATCGGTCGAGCCGACCATCGCGTCGACCACGAAGACCACCACGTCGGCGGTGGCCACGGCCGTCTCGGCCTGCGCGGCGATCGCCGCGGCCCGGTCCTTGGCGTCCGGCTCCCAGCCGCCGGTGTCCACCACGGTGAACGCCCGGCCGGTCCACTGCGCGTCGTAGGGCACCCGGTCCCGGGTGACCCCGGGGACGTCCTCCACGACCGCCTGGCGGCGGCCGATGATCCGGTTGACCAGCGTCGACTTGCCCACGTTGGGGCGGCCGACCACGGCCACCACCGGCTGCGGACCCGACGGCTCCTCGATGTCGAGGTCCGGTTCGCGCAGCTCCACCCAGCCGCCGTTGTCCTCGCTCATGCGACCCCCCGTTCGGTGAGGAGGTCGCGCAGCCGGGCGACGACCTCGTCGATGCCCAGCTCGGTGGTGTCCAGCACCACCGCGTCCGGGGCCTGCTGCAGCGGGTTGACCTTGCGGGTCGAGTCGAGCTGGTCCCGGCGGGCCAGGTCGGCGGCGGTCGCCGCGACGTCGACCGCGTCCTCGGCGCTGCGCCGGTGGGCGCGGGCCGCCTCGGAGGCGGTCAGGTAGACCTTCAGGTCGGCGTCGGGGGCCACCACCGAGCCGATGTCGCGGCCCTCGACCACGATCCGGCCGGCGTTGGTGATCATCTGGCGCTGCCGGGCGACGAGCAGTTCCCGCACCGCCGGCACGGCGGCCACGGCGGAGACCGCAGCGGTCACCTCGGGGCCACGGATCTCCTTGTCGACGTTCACGCCGTCGGCGGTCACGCCGTACCCCTGGGGGTCGGTGCCGATGCGCAGGTCGACCTCGCCGGCGACCTTGGCCACCGACTCGACGTCGGTCAGGTCGATCCCGGAGCGCAGCACCGCCCAGGTGATCGCCCGGTACATGGCCCCCGTGTCGAGGTAGCGGGCACCGAGGCCGGCGGCGAGCCGCCGCGAGACGGTGGACTTACCCGAACCGGACGGCCCGTCCACAGCGACCACGCAGCGCCCGGCCCGTACGTTTTCCTCCACCGTTGTCCTCCTATAGCCCGTACCTCGCGGGTCGCCGGTGTCTCCGGCGCCGTTGAGC comes from Micromonospora purpureochromogenes and encodes:
- a CDS encoding transposase family protein; this translates as MQVITATHSEWIFPFTGLQPAQFRRLVRLVAERGGDAIADGRPGRQWALDLPDRVLLVATYWRTNLTMRQIGPLFGVSHSAAHRVIDTLGPLLALAPVRRRPVDQIAIVDGTLIPTRDHRLAAKSKNYRYSTNLQVAIDASTRLVIAVGDPQPGNRNDTIVYRTSGIEEKLDGRPVMADGGYRGNPEVIIPYRKPADGSALPAWKEEMNTHHRTVRAGVEHALARMKCFKILRDYRRAAHTLTDAASGIANLHNIILAG
- a CDS encoding helix-turn-helix domain-containing protein; amino-acid sequence: MPVSTLNRDELLQLPAMVDLATAARALGVGRTKAYELAKSGAFPCPVLRIGTTYRVRTADLLRLVGIERQQPGSEDPPARTDT
- a CDS encoding tyrosine-type recombinase/integrase, whose product is MSTSDPIKKVTLRSGKTRYRFVIDVGRKPDGRRDQRTYTFDTRKEAKAEYARIKHESDRGKYVKPGKITVDEFLDEWLTSATRDVEKATAANYRDALLPVRARLGSKPLQDVTEADIEALIDWMLTEGRRRGGKPGTGLGVRSVRLTLGRLRTALNVAVRRQLVVRNVAAFVTIPRAAAKAAADARADRKPWTQEEVKTFLTGITRERLYAPCLLSLMGLRPAEVCGLRWSDVDFEAGTIAAGDNTRTLVDGEIEEKEAKSAAGKRGLPMPTTVTKALKAFQTLQKKERLKAGDAYVDSGYVLVNELGQPQRTDWFRRRVYDLMAKVGVRKVRPYDARHACLTYLAGAGVPDVVLAAWAGHADGGTLAKRVYVHPDSSHLKVAAEHLESGLFG
- the der gene encoding ribosome biogenesis GTPase Der, which translates into the protein MSEDNGGWVELREPDLDIEEPSGPQPVVAVVGRPNVGKSTLVNRIIGRRQAVVEDVPGVTRDRVPYDAQWTGRAFTVVDTGGWEPDAKDRAAAIAAQAETAVATADVVVFVVDAMVGSTDVDEAAVKMLRRSAKPVILVANKTDNTAIEMEATSLWSLGLGEPYPVSALHGRGSGELLDAIMEALPEAPKIIENRPRGPRRVALVGRPNVGKSSLLNRFSGEERAVVDAVAGTTVDPVDSLVEIGGDVWQLVDTAGLRKRVGKASGTEYYASLRTASAIEAAEVAVVLLDASEPISEQDQRILSMVTEAGRALVIAFNKWDLVDADRRYYLDKEIDRELRRIPWAIRLNLSAQTGRAVDKLAPALRKALASWETRVPTAQLNQWLTALVQATPHPVRGGRAPKILFATQAGVAPPRFVLFTTAPLDAGYQRFVERKLREEFGFEGSPVEISVRPRKKLGPGGRGKAHG
- the cmk gene encoding (d)CMP kinase, yielding MEENVRAGRCVVAVDGPSGSGKSTVSRRLAAGLGARYLDTGAMYRAITWAVLRSGIDLTDVESVAKVAGEVDLRIGTDPQGYGVTADGVNVDKEIRGPEVTAAVSAVAAVPAVRELLVARQRQMITNAGRIVVEGRDIGSVVAPDADLKVYLTASEAARAHRRSAEDAVDVAATAADLARRDQLDSTRKVNPLQQAPDAVVLDTTELGIDEVVARLRDLLTERGVA